A section of the Aricia agestis chromosome 4, ilAriAges1.1, whole genome shotgun sequence genome encodes:
- the LOC121726138 gene encoding uncharacterized protein LOC121726138, whose amino-acid sequence MYLATKTDINNRLKYLQQQKQSVNFDLSDISVDYAQGCEDGKSEELQQLLNRQECNFNAIYRAMAKIDITRVSEKWELEDNLNILKSKWESIDKLHWEIDFQLKGSNDHYYQVYSDIEEKYDDLRKQLQSKIWSNAHYQQSAPKMEIPDFYGNYSKWISFKDLFLETIHNNPTINKAQKMKHLKTKLKGEAESLVQHLSVCAENYNSCWDILVQRYDNRRLQFSSFFNTMMSLPVIQQPDANNLKKMHDAIKECMNGIANIGLDTATWDPMIVHLMLPKLDSTTLNDYMNEIRDHRELQNLQDFLYFLECKFMAYETAKSTKSAKNTTSEKTSHWKPANNKQPVKKFTYDFKKTYNYHATYGKCPNCNGNHVLMQCAKFINMDIAQRNHTVAKLKLCKNCLYSHNNEECKSAKTCKECNMKHHTMLHNVNWVIPANGKNNLGQQASSSQQQASNHLSSDKTEILLTTTLLKIKAYDGTYVKLRALLDQGSQVNLITENAAQILRLPRKRFAATISGVGSVSGDCRGQLNLSCKSIHSEYDFEVQALIMKKLTNNLPNATFEKSNWPHLENLQLADPDFNISRPIDLLLGADVYSNIILDGVLKGSCQSPVAQQTHLGWILCGKMKTFNCHVTLVNFDELAKYWESEEIHNSEDISKDDQCEQFYSRTVQRAADGKYVVKMPLRPDLEEKLGSSRPIAVSQFLQLEKRLAKNKKLSTMYKEFIREYADLGHMKLSSHITPADCYLPHHGVLKESSTTTKLRVVFNASQKTSSGHSLNSLLEKGPNLQKDIQSLILKWRTYKFAFTADIEKMYRCVWINEDQQHLQKIVWRDSPEQPLQEYQLCTVTYGTKPAPWLALRTLKQLAMDDGHKFPAAAAEVLKNHFFVDDLGGCSKLIQALTGMSELRPSRLEQG is encoded by the exons ATGTATTTAGCAACGAAAACGGACATAAACAACAGACTTAAATACTTGCAACAGCAAAAACAGAGTGTGAATTTTGATTTAAGTGACATTTCTGTTGACTACGCTCAAGGCTGCGAGGACGGAAAATCTGAAGAATTGCAACAACTTTTAAATAGACAAGAATGCAATTTTAATGCGATTTATCGTGCAATGGCTAAAATCGACATCACTAGAGTTAGTGAAAAGTGGGAGCTGGAAGATAatttgaacattttaaaatcgaAGTGGGAGTCCATCGACAAACTGCACTGGGAAATCGACTTTCAGCTGAAGGGGTCTAACGATCATTATTACCAGGTGTACTCAGATATCGAAGAAAAATATGATGACTTGCGAAAACAACTTCAATCTAAAATTTGGTCGAATGCTCACTATCAGCAGTCGGCACCGAAAATGGAAATACCTGATTTTTATGGAAACTACAGTAAGTGGATATCTTTTAAGGATTTGTTTCTCGAAACGATCCATAACAACCCAACAATTAATAAAGCACAAAAAATGAAACACCTGAAAACTAAATTGAAGGGGGAAGCAGAAAGTCTGGTACAGCATTTATCCGTCTGTGCTGAAAACTACAATTCCTGCTGGGATATTTTAGTGCAACGGTATGATAATCGCCGCTTACAATTTTCATCGTTTTTCAACACAATGATGAGTCTCCCTGTTATACAGCAACCTGACGCCAACAATCTCAAGAAAATGCATGACGCCATCAAGGAGTGCATGAACGGCATAGCTAACATCGGGCTGGATACGGCAACGTGGGATCCAATGATCGTGCATTTAATGTTACCAAAATTAGATTCAACAACTTTAAATGATTATATGAACGAAATCCGAGATCACAGAGAATTACAAAATTTgcaagattttttatattttttggagtGCAAGTTTATGGCATATGAAACTGCAAAGTCAACAAAATCTGCGAAAAATACCACTTCCGAAAAAACATCTCATTGGAAACCTGCTAACAACAAACAACCtgtaaaaaaatttacatatGATTTTAAGAAAACTTATAACTATCACGCTACTTATGGAAAATGCCCGAATTGTAATGGAAATCATGTTTTAATGCAATGTGCTAAATTTATTAACATGGATATTGCCCAGCGGAATCACACCGTCGCGAAGTTGAAACTCTGCAAAAATTGTCTTTATAGCCACAATAACGAAGAATGTAAATCGGCGAAAACATGTAAGGAGTGTAACATGAAACATCATACCATGTTACACAACGTGAACTGGGTAATTCCAGCGAATGGCAAAAATAACCTTGGACAACAAGCGTCCTCTTCTCAGCAACAAGCTTCGAATCACTTATCATCGGATAAAACTGAAATTTTACTAACTACTACTCTACTCAAAATAAAGGCCTATGATGGCACTTACGTTAAACTTAGGGCCCTCTTGGATCAGGGCTCGCAAGTAAACTTAATAACAGAAAATGCTGCACAGATATTACGCCTGCCGAGGAAGAGGTTCGCCGCTACCATCTCGGGGGTTGGTTCAGTATCTGGTGATTGCAGGGGTCAACTAAACTTATCCTGTAAATCAATACACTCTGAATACGACTTCGAAGTACAAGCACTTATAATGAAAAAACTTACAAATAACTTACCGAATGCTACTTTCGAAAAATCGAACTGGCCTCAtctggaaaacttacagctggCTGATCCTGACTTCAACATTTCGCGCCCCATCGACTTACTTTTGGGTGCCGATGTTTACTCTAACATTATACTGGATGGAGTTTTAAAAGGAAGCTGTCAATCCCCTGTGGCACAACAGACACATCTAGGATGGATCCTATGTGGGaaaatgaaaacttttaattgccACGTGACCTTGGTGAATTTTGACGAATTAGCTAAATACTGGGAAAGCGAAGAAATACATAATTCGGAAGATATTTCCAAGGACGATCAGTGTGAACAATTTTATTCGCGAACAGTACAACGAGCTGCCGACGGAAAATATGTTGTGAAGATGCCACTCCGCCCTGACCTTGAAGAAAAATTAGGTTCGTCGAGACCCATCGCGGTCTCACAATTTTTACAACTGGAAAAACGGCtcgctaaaaataaaaaactttcaaCTATGTACAAAGAATTTATCAGAGAATACGCGGACCTTGGCCATATGAAACTTTCGTCTCATATAACACCCGCCGACTGTTACTTACCACATCACGGCGTTTTGAAAGAGAGCTCTACAACGACCAAATTGAGAGTAGTCTTTAATGCATCTCAAAAAACATCGAGTGGCCACAGTTTGAACAGCCTTTTAGAAAAAGGCCCAAATCTTCAAAAAGATATTCAGTCGCTTATTTTGAAGTGGAGAACATACAAATTTGCCTTCACTGCTGACATCGAAAAAATGTATCGATGTGTGTGGATAAATGAAGATCAGCAACACCTGCAAAAAATTGTCTGGCGGGATTCACCAGAACAGCCTCTTCAAGAATATCAACTTTGTACAGTGACCTACGGTACCAAACCCGCTCCTTGGCTGGCCTTACGTACACTGAAACAACTCGCCATGGATGATGGTCATAAGTTCCCCGCTGCAGCTGCAGAGGTCCTGAAAAACCACTTCTTCGTAGATGACCTT GGCGGGTGCTCGAAACTCATCCAGGCGCTGACGGGTATGTCCGAGTTACGACCATCAAGACTCGAACAGGGGTAA